Genomic window (Methanothrix sp.):
CGCGAGCGCGTAATGATACACCTTCTCCTGTGGGGAGAGGAAGCGCTCGACGAGAATAACACCGCCGAGCCTCTCAGCCTCTGATCTCACATGATCGATTAGGGATCCGCTGCCCACCACGAGAAGCTTGACGTCAGGATTATTCCTGCGTATTGCGGGCAGAGCAGCAAGAAGCTGGGAGACGCCCTTGACAGGCTCGAGCCTTCCGAGGAACAGAAGGACTGTATCAGATTCCTTCAGGCCATAACTCCTCCTGAGCATCTCGAGCCGCTCTGGCTTCACAGCAGATGGGTCGAAGAGCTTAGTATCCACGCCGTGATAACACACCCTTATCTTATCCGCCGGAACCCCGAGACCCTCGAGCTCCCCCTTCATCGCCTCTGAGACCGTGAGCACGAGATCTGCGAGCCTGGCGCCCTTCACCTCTAGAGATACGAGCTGTGGATTCGGATGCTCGGAGCGCCCGACCTCGGTGCAGTGGACATGGTATATCATTGGCATGATCTGACGCAGCGCCATGCCTGCGGGCAGAGCGAGCCAGTCGTGTGCAACACAGATGTCAAAAGGACCTGAGTCCCTCAAACGGGCTGCAGCCAGCTGGTTGTAACTAAGGAGGCTGTTCAGGAAATCCAGGCCCGTGCCCCATGAGAGGGTCTCTTTTGAATAGAAGATCTCCAGAGCATCGCCCAGGGGAAGAGGCATCTCCCTGAACGCCTTCACGCCCTTCTTCGTCTCCCTCCTCTTCAGATCCGGCCTGCCCATTGTGAACACAGAGACCTTATGCCCCATCGAGGCGATCTCTCTGGATATCGAATCGACATAAACTCCAAGGCCTCCGTAGACCAGCGGCGGGTACTCTGTGCTCAGATATGCTATATCCATCACACCACCAGATTCCTGTAGTACTCCAGAACAGGCTCCTTCCAGTCCATGTACTTTGCAAGCGCAAACGACTCCTCGCAGAGGAGCCTGTACTCGATCTGATCTGCCACCTGGCTCCAGGTGAAGTAATCGAGCGCGAGGGCGTAATCGAGCACGGTCTCACTGTACGTCTGCTCTATGTTATCGACCACAACAACCCCACCCATGCCTGTTGTCAGCCTCTTTATCTTCTTCAGAGCATCGCTGAAGCCGCAGGCTCTGCTGACTATGCTCGGTGTACCCTCCCTCCCGGCCTCGAGCCCTGTGAGAAGGAAGGGCTCATACTGTGAGGGGAAGATGCCTGCAACACAGCCCGCCATGATCTCGTCCGCCCTCATGTTCAGCCCGCCGTCATCCGGTCCGACCCATTGAGGGTAGAGGATCGCAGATACTATGCGGTTTCCTGATACGAGCCTCCACGGCTCCAGGCCCCTCTCCTGTATCATCTTGTAGAGCCTGTGCTCCTCCCACACCAGCACCTCTGGCGTCAGGTTTATCGGGAATCCCTGCGGGAGCCTGTCCTTCTGCTTCGGGCCGTGCGCCGCTATGAGAAAGCAGGCGACCCTGAGCTTCTCGGCAAACCTCTGCTTCATCGCTCTGTGTTTGAGCAGATGGTCCTGAAGGACCAGGGCATCAAGGAGCTGCGGATATCCCTTGTTCTCTATCTCTATCCTTGATATGGTGAATATGGGTATTATGTTCTCAGGATCGATCTTCTCCCCGCCGTAGATGTTGTAGAGTGTGTCTGAGAGGAACTTCTGTATCCTAGCCCTGCAGCGGTTCTTCTTCTCCCAGTCTATGTGGTCCTCCTCCACCTCTATCCCGTTTCTTATGACGATGCCCTTCAGATCGTGGAAGAGCATCGCCTCCTTCATCGTGGAGTCGCCGACGAAGGTCACGATATCCGCATACCTCGCCAGGCCCTCCAGTGCCGCCATCGAGACAGGGGTGTTCGGTGGCCAGTGTTTCTCGTTCCTGGCGATCATCTCCAGGGACCTGTACCCTGCTGCCCTCCCGGGAACCGTGGCATGAAGCGTCGCCATCGTGCGGACGGGCTGGCCGAGAGCCTTCAGACGCGCAACCGCATAGAAGACTCCGAACTCGTGGCAGTGGAGCGATATTCTTATCTTCGGGAGAACCGAGCGCGCGAACTCCGACACCGCCTTATCAGCGTATTTCTCTGCAGGCTCCTCGGCCATCGACTTCAGCACACGCACGAGCTCTGAGATCGCATAGGAGAGGCATAGGTAGTGATTGTACTCGGGAGCGTTGCTGAGGCGCTCGTACTTGAGCGAGTCCAGCCCCACAAGCCTCCATGCCTCCTCCTTTATCGCGTTCGTGAGCGTCATCTCCCTGGAGTCCCTTCGAACTATGCAGCTGTCATAGTAATGCGTATCGAAGAGTATGTAGCCAACAGGAACATCATGATAAACCGCCTGGCACGATACTGATTTTATCCCAAGGGATTCGAGCCGCTCAAGGGCTGTTTTGATCTCGTCGCCCATGCTCAGAGGCTCGAGGCCGGATATGTCCGTAACACGCATCTTTCCCCTGTTCCAGTCTGCGCCAGCTGTGGGGAAGTACGGGCCAGCGACGAGGATCCTGATATCGTTCTCGATATCGCCGCTGCTGATCAGCTTTGCAAGGGTCCTGGCCTCTGCATCTATCACATTCCATATGCCGCCCATCTTGTTTGAGACTGGGCCCGCCTCCTCTCCTGCGATCACTATCCATCTCTGTATCATGATCTCCCTCATGGATAGGGCGAGAGGCCCGAGACCGCCATCCCATCATCCGATATGTCCAGAACCCTTATGCTGTTCGATATCTTCGAGCCCCGCATCTTCATGACATAAATGGAGCGCACAAGTGCGTTGCCGATTCTGTCCCTTCTGAGCATGGTGCACGAATCAGCGCCGTACTCCAGTATCTGGTTCATGCCGAACGCGGTGCCAATCGTTATGACGGACGTCGCCTTTGTGGCCCTCAGACTCGAGAAGAGATCGTCTGCCAGCGACCTTATCTTGAATGGCGCCTGAACCGCGTAGAAGAACGCCATCAGATCATCGACGAAAACCCTCTGTGGGTTCTCCTCCTTCACCTTCCGCTCTACCAGCTTTCTGAAGTTGATGAGAAAATCCACTGGATCCAGATCTATGCTCTTCTGAAGCCTGAGCACCGGATCTGTGACGTCGACTATGACAAGCTTTTTCTCCTCTTCCAGCTTCCACAGATCCCAGTTGAAGGAGGAGTACATCTCCCTCTTGAGCGACTCTGCGCTCTCGGAGGGCGTTATTATCATCCCCTTGTCGCCCATCCTGATGCCCTCATAAATGAACTGGGTGGCAAATACCGTCTTTCCCGTGCCGGAGCCGCCGGTGACGGTATTGACTGTACCCCTGTTGAAGCCGCCATTTACAAGCTCGTCAAAGCCTGGTATGCCGGACCTGACTTTGGTGTACTTCTTGGCGGCAACCGCCTCAACATCATGCGTATCCACAGACACTCCTCCTCTACATCCTCAGGGTCTGTAGTACTTAGTTTTTCCGATCGCTCTTATCCCCCTGATAACTTGCAAAAGAAGCACCAGCCCTGATATGCGCACGTTTCGACTTATCTTCGACTGCGTTGAAAACCTTGAGAGTGAAGAGGTCCTTCCAGCAACCAGATTGCATGCACATAAGTTGCTGAGCACTAAGAGCGTTTCCGATGCAATAACAGCGTGCGGATTTATATACTCAACCTGGCTCGCCTCTGCAGAGCGGGACACGGTGAGCCCCCTCCCTATCGTGAACTATGCACACGCCTGTGGGGCTCTCCGGTCGGTCCGCAGCCGCAAATCCGGAGAATCTCGATCTGGCCTCCCGCTCCTCCCGTATCTCTGAGATGAGACGTCTCTTCAGCTCCTGAGCGATATGCAGCGCCTCTTCATCGTCCATCTCCATCCCCAGACCCCTGCACTCTGACACACAGAGCTCATCGCCGTCAAGATAGAATGGATATGTCCTGCATATATCAGGGCGCGCCAGGTATATACTGCAGGATCCCGACGCAGCATCGTAGTAAGCGCAGCCATTTTCACTGCGCCTGAGCATCCACTCGAGCGTGTGGAAGTTTCCTTCCGCGTCCCAGACTCCGGCCTTCGGCGGCTCGACCACCTCCAGCCACGGCTGGTCTGTGTGAGATATGATCCGCCTCACTTCAGAGGGGAAGAGCAGGACCTCGGCATCCGGGCCCCTGCAGCAGTCGCCGCAGCGCTGACACCTGAACCCCACCGCCTTTATCCTCTCGGCCAGCGCCTCAACCGATATCCTGCCTGCAATCTCGAGATCGATAATCTCATTAATCATCTCCTGCAGATCTCCAGGAAGTTATCGAACACCTTCTCCCCGTGCTCCGTATGCGCGACCTCCGGGTGCCACTGGACGCCGTAAAGCGGCCTGCTCTCGTGACAGATCGCTTCCATCTCGCAGATCGACGAGCGCGCGATGACCCTGAATTCCCTCGGACAGACGGTCACCTGATCCGCATGCGATGCCCATGCCATGAACCTGCGTGGCATCCCCCTCAGAATACCATCCTCATCCAGGACCTCTATCTCGACGTTCGCATACCCTCCGATCCTGCCGGTCTCGACTTTGCCCCCAAAGGTCACGGCCATTATCTGCAGTCCGAGACATATGCCGAGAACAGGGATATCCAGCATTCGCAGGTACTCTGAGCACCTCCCCGCTCTCTCCATTGAGGGTCCCCCGCCGAGTATCAGGCCGTCTGCGACGATCTCCTCAACAGGCGTCTCGTTTGAGACAATCCTGGTCTCAACCTTCTCCCTTATGCTTCTGTGTATAAGATGATTGAACTGGCCGTAGTTGTTGACCACGATTATCTTCATCCGAGCTTTACTATGAGGTTTTGAAGATAACCTTTGTGCTCTCCATTCCGGTACGCCCATGTTTCCGCCCGCAACCACTAAAAAGCCTGGGGACAAACCCGGCTGGCATCATGAGGCCGGTGGTTCTTATAATAATGGACGGCTACGGGCTCTCCGAGGAGAAAGAGGGCAATGCAGTGGCAGGCGCCCGTAAGCCAAACCTGGACAGGCTTGAATCAATCTATCCCCACACATCTCTTGGCGCATCAGGGCTCGATGTGGGGCTTCCCAGAGGGCAGATGGGAAACTCTGAGGTTGGTCACCTGAACCTTGGCGCGGGAAGGATTGTCTACCAGGATTACACACGCATAAGCCTGGCCATCGAGCAGAACAGGCTGAAGGATGTGAAGCAGCTTGTTGATGCGATGGTGAATGCGAGGGACTCGGGGAGAAACCTGCACCTGATCGGCCTCCTCTCAGATGGCGGCGTTCACAGCCACATCACACACCTCTTCGCGCTTCTCGACATGGCAAAGGAGCTTGGGGTGGAGAGAGTTTATGTGCACCCCATACTCGATGGCAGGGACGTTCCACCGAGGAGCGCACTGATCTATGTCTCACAGCTCGAGGATAAGCTCGCCCGGATCGGCATCGGCAGAGTCGCCACCATATCCGGTCGGTATTATGCGATGGACAGGGATAAGCGATGGGATCGCACTGAGGCTGCTTACAGGGCCATGACCGAGGGTATGGGGATGCATGCTGCCAGTGCAGAGGAGGCGGTCCGCATCGGATACGCCCGGGGCGAAACCGATGAGTTTTTAAAGCCAACCGTTATCGATCCGCATGGGCTTGTCCGTGAGGGGGACAGCATAATCTTCTTCAACTTCAGGCCAGATCGCGCACGCCAGATAACCAGAGCTTTCGTGCAGCCCGATTTCAGGGAGTTTGAGCGCAGGTATCTCAGACCGTTTTTTGTCTGCATGACGCAGTACGATGAGAGCATCGATGCTCCGGTCGCGTTTCCTCCAGAGTACCTGAAGGAGACGCTGGGCGAGGTTCTGAGCAAAGCTGGCCTCAGGCAGCTCAGGATAGCGGAGACTGAGAAGTATGCGCATGTCACGTACTTCTTCAATGGCGGGCAGGAGGAGCCGTTTCCCGGCGAGGACAGGATTCTGATACCATCTCCCAGGATACCGACATATGATCTGAAGCCTGAGATGTCAGCGCCAGAGGTCACAGCCACGGTTGTAGACCGCATCAGGTCCGGGGTATATGATGTTGTGATCATGAACTACGCCAACCCTGATATGGTCGGGCACACCGGTGTATACGAGGCTGCTGTGCGTGCCGTTGAGGCTGTCGATCGCGGCGTTGGCACTGTCGTCGATGAGGTTCTCTCCAGAGGTGGGATTGCTCTCATAACCTCAGATCATGGGAATGCGGAGAAGATGGTGGAGCGGAGCACAGGAGAGCCGCACACGGCGCACACAACAAACAGAGTGCCGTTCATACTGGTCGGCTGCGATCGCGTCAGGATGCTCAGGGACGACGGGATCCTCGCGGATGTCGCGCCCACGATGCTCGATCTGCTTGGGATAGAAAAACCTGAATCGATGAGCGGAAGATCTCTCATAAAAAAAGATTGAATCAAAAGGGTTGAGCCTCACGTGTGCACTACATCAGTGACGGTGCCCGTGCCGGTCACGAGAGCTGCATCTCCATTGGTGCCGAACCTGCTGTAGCTCCCTGATATCGTGTTGTTCTCCTGCACCAGGGTCAGCTTGTATAGCACATCCTCTCTGTACTTCTCACCGTCGAAGACCTGGATCAGGTCGAGGCGCACATCTTCTCCCACTGAGCCCCTGGCCTTGAGCGGGATCGTCGAGTTCCCCTCGATAAGGCTGCCCGTACCGTAAAATACCGTGCCAACAGGATACAGCAGAAGCTCCACATGTCTGCCGTCAGATAGGTTCATGCTCCAGCTTCCGCTCAGGTTGATCTGAGCCCGCTGCTTTACAGTATCGACACTCTCTTCAGTCGTGTTGGTCTCATTTGCTGCAGAAGCATTGCCCGACCCGGTGGTCGTCCTTACAGGCCCTGGCTCCGGCATCGACATGTCTGGCTTTGTCACGGGTTTCGGCATGCCCATATTCGGCCTCTCAAAGCCGACTGGGGTGCCTGTATCAGAGCCTATTTCATACCCACCAAGCCAGTTCACGCCGCCTGTCCCTGTGGGACACCCAGCATGAGCAGCTCCGGCGAGCGCAAAAAGCATGAGCAGAACCGATATCGCTATTATGCGCATGGTCTCCAATCATACCCTTCAGGCTTTAAAGCTTGCCATCCGCTCTGCACGCTTGGAAACCCGCATGCTACAGCAGGGGCACGCCAAAAGAATGAAAGCATCAAAGCGTGTGGATTCGTGCAATTCGTGATGGCAGTCGATCTCTTTCATGGTAATGCAAGGGCAATTCATTTGTCATCGATTAAGGATTTTCTGCAAATATATTGACCATGAAATTTGACAAATTGAGATCTCCCCATAGTGGAGAGTTTGATTCAAATCGACCGCCTGTGGACTTGAGTCCTGATAGCAGTGCTGAGGCGAGATAAGACTATTATAGTATTCCGCATAAGTTGATATAATATCACATGTCACATAAAATCATCTATGAAATATGACATATCCAGTAGCTTTTAAATGGATTTACATGAAGTGGCGCAAAGAACTATAATCCCTCGCTAGGCTTCGACTACGTCGAAGATAAGTCGAAACGAGAGCATAGCATGACTGCTCTCTGCGGGCAGGTCATCGGCTGGATAAGAGCGAAAGCGCAAAGGCTCGTGTCCGCATATCCGAGACCTGAGGTGACTCCGAGTCTCCGGTGAGCTGCATGCCCTATCGTCCATCACATATCTGGTGCCCCGTCAAATCGGATGATCCTCAGGAAGATATTAATACGTCTTCACAAAAGAGTCACACCAGGTTGCATCATGATACCTGATTGGATGAAGAGCGTCAGTCTAACACATGCGGAGTTTGCTCCGCCGCCTCCCGCGAGGAAGGACTTCGTCAAAAAGACGATAGACGGCATCATCACATTCTTCCAGGAGGCGATGACAACTGAGGAGATCTCCTCAAGAAGAGGTCTTCTGCAGAGCCTCGACCCAAGAGTCAAGCTGATCTCGATGCTCTTCCTGATATTCGCAATAAGTATGACGAGAAACCTGGAGATTATAGCTTTATTTTATCTTGCGACACTGATTTTTGCGTATCTGAGCTCAATAAGTATAGCATTTTTTATAAAAAGGGTGTGGCTGTTCATACCGATCTTCACAGGTGTGATAGCCATCCCGATGACGCTCAACATCTTCCTGCCCGGTGACGTCCTCCTGCCTCTGGTTGATCTCGGCCGGAGCGTGCACATCGGGCCTTTCGCGATTCCGGAGAGCATATACATAACATCTCAGGGCAGCAGGGCAGCGGTTCTCTTCACCCTCCGGGTTGCAGCATGCGTCTCTGCAGTCGTGCTGCTGTTCCTCACGACCCCTCAGAAGGTGCTCTTCAAATCCCTGAGATCCATCGGCGTGCCGAAGGTCTACGTTCTCACGCTCGAGATGGCCAACAGGTACATCTTTCTCTTCATGGAGATGGTCAGGGATCTCTACATCGCGAAGAGGAGCAGGACCATCAAGAGCAGAGGCACCATGGCAGAGCAGAGATGGGTCGGGGGCAGAATAGGCTACATGCTTATAAAGGCGCTCGACATGAGCGAGAAGGTCCACATGGCGATGATATCCAGAGGATTCAGCGGCGATGTCAGGCTCAGCTATGAATTCGCCATGAGAAGCCGCGACTACATCGCTCTTGGGGTCTCTGTGGTGATCAGCATTATGCTCCTGGCGCACGGCATGGCGAAGGGATGAGATGGTTTGAAATGAACGTGATATTCGATCTGCAGGATGTATCCTACATCTACAATGGCAGGCTGAAGGCGCTGGAGGACATAAATCTGAGGATCTGCCAGGGGGAGCAGGTCGCACTCCTGGGTGCCAACGGCTCGGGAAAGTCGACGCTCCTCGCCATAATTGATGCTCTCATTTATCCAACGTCGGGCAGGTACTATGCATTCGGAACCCAGGTGAATGAGGAGATATTCGGCACGCTCAAAGACAACGATTTCAAGCGTTTCTTCCGCAGCAAGGTGGGATTCGTATTCCAGAACCCCGATGTTCAGCTCTTCTCATCCACGGTCTTCGACGAGATAGCATTCGGCCCCCTGCAGCTGGATATGCCAATGGGGGAGGTCCGGGAAAGAGTGGAGGAGCTGATGGAGATGCTCGGCATAACCAAGCTCAGGGAGAGGGCGCCTCACACGCTCAGCGGCGGCGAGAAGAAAAAGGTCTGCATAGCATCTGTGCTCGCGACGAATCCGGACGTGCTCCTGCTCGATGAGCCGACCGCTGGACTGGATCCGCGCAGTCAGCTCTGGCTGATCGAGCTTCTCAATGAGCTTGCCAGCTGCGGGAAGACCATCATCACCGCCACACACGACCTGGACATAATAGATAAGATAAGCAGGAGGGCGGTTGTCATAGGGGAGAACCACAGGATTGTTGTGGACAGAGACGTCGATGATGTTCTGAACGACATAGATCTGCTTCTGGAGACGAATCTAATCCATGAGCATATGCACCGCCATGGCAGGCTGATCCACAGGCATCCACATCTGCACAGAGAAGAGCACGCTCACACCCACATTCACGGATGAGGCATGTGCAGGATGTGAATGGGGGCGTCAGCTTGCATGCAATCGCAGACTGTGCCACGATCCCATATAAACAGCCCGTCAACCGTTACGATTATATGACGATGCCATTCACTAGCATCTGTGATAGGCATGTCATGGACCAAGAGCAAGAAGTACTCTGAGAAGGAGAGGATGAAGATCGAGAAGGGATCGGGATTCGAGAAGTTCTGGACTCTCATATGCAACTGGCTCTGGAGGGCGATCTCCTGGTAGCTCCAGGAGGTCATGTGTTTTTCAGCTCCTAATCGAGCTCATCGAAACTCTTTTAGCGGATACCGACATTCTCTGATCCTCAGGATATATGGCCGTCAATCGATCGAACAGATCAGCTGTGGGGCTGGCCCGATGAGCATCGAGGAGGAGATCAGGGCCCTTGAGGAGGAGATCCTCAGAACGCAGAAGAACAAGGCGACTGAGCACCACATAGGCCGCCTGAAGGCGAAGATAGCCAGGCTGCGCGAGGAACAGGAGAGACGGGCGGCTTCCAGGGCGAAGAAGGGGGGAGGCGTCAGAAAATCCGGGGATGCCACGGTCACTCTTGTGGGGCCGGTGGGCGCCGGAAAGTCCACACTTGTGAGCCGGCTCACCGGGGCCAGGACCAGCGAGGATCCGTACTCCATGGAGATAACCCCCGGAATCCTGCAGCACAGGGGCGCCAAGATACAGATTCTAGATGTACCTGATATAACGGTCTCAGGTGATGCACTGTCCGCGGTGAGGGACTCTGATCTGGTGCTGCTCGTCACGGAGCCGTATGGAGGATCGCTCGATCCATACCTTAACAGGCTCTACCAGAGCGGTGTCCGCCTGAACCAGAATCCCCCATCGGTTCTGATAAGAAAAACATCTAGAGGCGGCATAAGTGTGACGAGCACCGTAGACCCCGGGATAGACAAGGGATCGATCGAGGCGATACTCAGGGAGTACAGGATACACAGCGCAGATGTCCTGATAAGGGAGAGGCTCAGCCAGGAGAGGTTCATCGATGCCCTCGAGGCCAACAGGCGCTACATAAAGGCCATACATGTGATGAACAAGGTGGATATCCTGGATCCTGAGAAGCGGGATCACGATGGTGATGTGATACCGGTATCGGCCATCGATGGCACAGGCCTCGACAGGCTGAAGGACGAGATATTCGACCGGCTGGAGCTCATAAGGGTGTTCATGAAGCCGCAGGGAAGGCCTCCAGATCTCGACGAGCCCATGATAATGAGAAAGGGAGCAAACATAGGCGACCTGTGCGACAGGATCCACAAGGACTTCAGGCAGCGGTTCAGGTACGCCACTGTCTGGGGGACATCTGCAAAACACAACGGTCAGCGCGCAGGTCTCGATCACATCCTGAGCGATGGGGATATAGT
Coding sequences:
- a CDS encoding ABC transporter ATP-binding protein, which encodes MRWFEMNVIFDLQDVSYIYNGRLKALEDINLRICQGEQVALLGANGSGKSTLLAIIDALIYPTSGRYYAFGTQVNEEIFGTLKDNDFKRFFRSKVGFVFQNPDVQLFSSTVFDEIAFGPLQLDMPMGEVRERVEELMEMLGITKLRERAPHTLSGGEKKKVCIASVLATNPDVLLLDEPTAGLDPRSQLWLIELLNELASCGKTIITATHDLDIIDKISRRAVVIGENHRIVVDRDVDDVLNDIDLLLETNLIHEHMHRHGRLIHRHPHLHREEHAHTHIHG
- a CDS encoding TGS domain-containing protein, which encodes MSIEEEIRALEEEILRTQKNKATEHHIGRLKAKIARLREEQERRAASRAKKGGGVRKSGDATVTLVGPVGAGKSTLVSRLTGARTSEDPYSMEITPGILQHRGAKIQILDVPDITVSGDALSAVRDSDLVLLVTEPYGGSLDPYLNRLYQSGVRLNQNPPSVLIRKTSRGGISVTSTVDPGIDKGSIEAILREYRIHSADVLIRERLSQERFIDALEANRRYIKAIHVMNKVDILDPEKRDHDGDVIPVSAIDGTGLDRLKDEIFDRLELIRVFMKPQGRPPDLDEPMIMRKGANIGDLCDRIHKDFRQRFRYATVWGTSAKHNGQRAGLDHILSDGDIVTIVLEK
- the cbiQ gene encoding cobalt ECF transporter T component CbiQ, encoding MIPDWMKSVSLTHAEFAPPPPARKDFVKKTIDGIITFFQEAMTTEEISSRRGLLQSLDPRVKLISMLFLIFAISMTRNLEIIALFYLATLIFAYLSSISIAFFIKRVWLFIPIFTGVIAIPMTLNIFLPGDVLLPLVDLGRSVHIGPFAIPESIYITSQGSRAAVLFTLRVAACVSAVVLLFLTTPQKVLFKSLRSIGVPKVYVLTLEMANRYIFLFMEMVRDLYIAKRSRTIKSRGTMAEQRWVGGRIGYMLIKALDMSEKVHMAMISRGFSGDVRLSYEFAMRSRDYIALGVSVVISIMLLAHGMAKG
- the gpmI gene encoding 2,3-bisphosphoglycerate-independent phosphoglycerate mutase; translation: MRPVVLIIMDGYGLSEEKEGNAVAGARKPNLDRLESIYPHTSLGASGLDVGLPRGQMGNSEVGHLNLGAGRIVYQDYTRISLAIEQNRLKDVKQLVDAMVNARDSGRNLHLIGLLSDGGVHSHITHLFALLDMAKELGVERVYVHPILDGRDVPPRSALIYVSQLEDKLARIGIGRVATISGRYYAMDRDKRWDRTEAAYRAMTEGMGMHAASAEEAVRIGYARGETDEFLKPTVIDPHGLVREGDSIIFFNFRPDRARQITRAFVQPDFREFERRYLRPFFVCMTQYDESIDAPVAFPPEYLKETLGEVLSKAGLRQLRIAETEKYAHVTYFFNGGQEEPFPGEDRILIPSPRIPTYDLKPEMSAPEVTATVVDRIRSGVYDVVIMNYANPDMVGHTGVYEAAVRAVEAVDRGVGTVVDEVLSRGGIALITSDHGNAEKMVERSTGEPHTAHTTNRVPFILVGCDRVRMLRDDGILADVAPTMLDLLGIEKPESMSGRSLIKKD
- a CDS encoding glycogen synthase, whose protein sequence is MIQRWIVIAGEEAGPVSNKMGGIWNVIDAEARTLAKLISSGDIENDIRILVAGPYFPTAGADWNRGKMRVTDISGLEPLSMGDEIKTALERLESLGIKSVSCQAVYHDVPVGYILFDTHYYDSCIVRRDSREMTLTNAIKEEAWRLVGLDSLKYERLSNAPEYNHYLCLSYAISELVRVLKSMAEEPAEKYADKAVSEFARSVLPKIRISLHCHEFGVFYAVARLKALGQPVRTMATLHATVPGRAAGYRSLEMIARNEKHWPPNTPVSMAALEGLARYADIVTFVGDSTMKEAMLFHDLKGIVIRNGIEVEEDHIDWEKKNRCRARIQKFLSDTLYNIYGGEKIDPENIIPIFTISRIEIENKGYPQLLDALVLQDHLLKHRAMKQRFAEKLRVACFLIAAHGPKQKDRLPQGFPINLTPEVLVWEEHRLYKMIQERGLEPWRLVSGNRIVSAILYPQWVGPDDGGLNMRADEIMAGCVAGIFPSQYEPFLLTGLEAGREGTPSIVSRACGFSDALKKIKRLTTGMGGVVVVDNIEQTYSETVLDYALALDYFTWSQVADQIEYRLLCEESFALAKYMDWKEPVLEYYRNLVV
- a CDS encoding glycosyltransferase family 4 protein yields the protein MDIAYLSTEYPPLVYGGLGVYVDSISREIASMGHKVSVFTMGRPDLKRRETKKGVKAFREMPLPLGDALEIFYSKETLSWGTGLDFLNSLLSYNQLAAARLRDSGPFDICVAHDWLALPAGMALRQIMPMIYHVHCTEVGRSEHPNPQLVSLEVKGARLADLVLTVSEAMKGELEGLGVPADKIRVCYHGVDTKLFDPSAVKPERLEMLRRSYGLKESDTVLLFLGRLEPVKGVSQLLAALPAIRRNNPDVKLLVVGSGSLIDHVRSEAERLGGVILVERFLSPQEKVYHYALADLCIFPSTYEPFGIVALEAASMERASVVGASGVSGLREIVMNPATEKPTGVHVNARDPNDIAWGVNLALEDRERLREWGRNARERVLEMFTWRKAAENTLKIYEEVIAYRS
- a CDS encoding ATPase domain-containing protein, translating into MDTHDVEAVAAKKYTKVRSGIPGFDELVNGGFNRGTVNTVTGGSGTGKTVFATQFIYEGIRMGDKGMIITPSESAESLKREMYSSFNWDLWKLEEEKKLVIVDVTDPVLRLQKSIDLDPVDFLINFRKLVERKVKEENPQRVFVDDLMAFFYAVQAPFKIRSLADDLFSSLRATKATSVITIGTAFGMNQILEYGADSCTMLRRDRIGNALVRSIYVMKMRGSKISNSIRVLDISDDGMAVSGLSPYP
- a CDS encoding YkgJ family cysteine cluster protein produces the protein MINEIIDLEIAGRISVEALAERIKAVGFRCQRCGDCCRGPDAEVLLFPSEVRRIISHTDQPWLEVVEPPKAGVWDAEGNFHTLEWMLRRSENGCAYYDAASGSCSIYLARPDICRTYPFYLDGDELCVSECRGLGMEMDDEEALHIAQELKRRLISEIREEREARSRFSGFAAADRPESPTGVCIVHDREGAHRVPLCRGEPG
- a CDS encoding GMP synthase subunit A, with protein sequence MKIIVVNNYGQFNHLIHRSIREKVETRIVSNETPVEEIVADGLILGGGPSMERAGRCSEYLRMLDIPVLGICLGLQIMAVTFGGKVETGRIGGYANVEIEVLDEDGILRGMPRRFMAWASHADQVTVCPREFRVIARSSICEMEAICHESRPLYGVQWHPEVAHTEHGEKVFDNFLEICRR